CAGTTTTGATGCCAAACCGTTATAAATTTGAGGCTGATTTGACATTGTTCTTGCGATCTGTTGTACTGCCGTACCTGATTATTTGAGATAAAATTTGGTGCCGGTATGAAGAAGGCTCAAAAAAACGATTCTTTGGTAAGGCTCTACGAGTCAGGTATCAAGTTTTTGGTTCCTCTTTCCGTAGTAGATACTTACAAAACGATAATGAAAGAAGCCATAAAGTTGGTAAATGCCAGCTACGGCTCGATTTTTATTAAAAAAAATGGTGTTTTAATTCGAGTCTACGCCTCCACATCTTCTCTCTACAAGACAAAAATTAGGCCAAAAGGCTTCACTTATCGAGCAGCTTCGCTTGCAAAACCTACGATTCTGGACATTTCTAAAGTAGAAAAATTTCACCCTAGGGTCAAAGATATGGGTGTTAAATCTACAATATTTATTCCACTTGCTTACAAAAAAGAATCTATCGGTGTACTTTCTGTTGATTCTTTTAAATACAGAACTTTTTCGAAACACGAGCTTGATCTCCTTAAACACTTCGGCTCGCTGGCTAGTCTTGCAATCAGAAAGGCCCAGCTTTACCAGGAGGCAAGGGATGCTATTGGGTTTCGGGATTTGTTTATTTCGCTTGCAAACCATGAATTAAGAACGCCAATGACAACTATTTACGCTTACTCGCAACTCCTGGAGAAAAAGCTTGCGAAGAAATCTCCGAAAGAAGCTAAATACGCAAAACTCATGAAGGACGAGTCTAAAAGACTTGAGCTTTTGCTAAATGATTTTCTTAGACTTGACCAGATACGAAAGGGAGAAATGGAGTACAGATTCAAAAAGATCGATATTCGTGACGTACTTTCGCGGGCTACGGATTTATTCGAATCGGGACACAAGGACCATAGACTGATTTACAGAAACGAAATGGTTAATGGACA
This genomic stretch from Candidatus Curtissbacteria bacterium harbors:
- a CDS encoding GAF domain-containing sensor histidine kinase — protein: MKKAQKNDSLVRLYESGIKFLVPLSVVDTYKTIMKEAIKLVNASYGSIFIKKNGVLIRVYASTSSLYKTKIRPKGFTYRAASLAKPTILDISKVEKFHPRVKDMGVKSTIFIPLAYKKESIGVLSVDSFKYRTFSKHELDLLKHFGSLASLAIRKAQLYQEARDAIGFRDLFISLANHELRTPMTTIYAYSQLLEKKLAKKSPKEAKYAKLMKDESKRLELLLNDFLRLDQIRKGEMEYRFKKIDIRDVLSRATDLFESGHKDHRLIYRNEMVNGQSTITADFDKILQLVVNLLNNAAKFSGRGTEVELLAKRSGEFVCIMVKDHGVGIHKRDLGHIFEEFYKGNRKRLPGMGLGLFLARSIVDKHGGKISVKSKLNKGTIMEVLLPVN